From one Catellatospora sp. IY07-71 genomic stretch:
- a CDS encoding ATP-dependent Clp protease ATP-binding subunit, whose amino-acid sequence MFERFTDRARRVVVLAQEEARMLNHNYIGTEHILLGLIHEGEGVAAKALESLGISLEGVRQQVEEIIGQGQQAPSGHIPFTPRAKKVLELSLREALQLGHNYIGTEHILLGLIREGEGVAAQVLVKLGADLNRVRQQVIQLLSGYQGGKEPAAAGAAPGEAAPSTSLVLDQFGRNLTQSAREGKLDPVIGREKEIERVMQVLSRRTKNNPVLIGEPGVGKTTVVEGLAQKIVKGEVPETLKDKQLYTLDLGALVAGSRYRGDFEERLKKVLKEIRTRGDIILFIDEIHTLVGAGAAEGAIDAASILKPMLARGELQTIGATTLDEYRKHLEKDAALERRFQPIQVGEPSVAHTIEMLKGLRDRYEAHHRVTITDAALVAAANLADRYISDRFLPDKAIDLIDEAGARMRIRRMTAPPDLRDFDEKIAQVRRDKESAIDAQDFERAAQLRDKEKQLLGQKGEREKQWKAGDLDVVSEVDDEQIAEVLANWTGIPVYKLTEEETSRLLRMEDELHKRVVGQIDAVKAVSKAIRRTRAGLKDPKRPSGSFIFAGPSGIGKTELSKALAEFLFGSEDALIQLDMSEFHDRYTVSRLVGAPPGYVGYDEGGQLTEKVRRRPFSVVLFDEIEKAHPDVFNTLLQILEDGRLTDGQGRIVDFKNTVIILTTNLGTRDVAKAVSLGFQKSEDAESNYERMKVKVNDELKQHFRPEFLNRIDDTIVFHQLTEVEILSIVDIMIKRIEIQLRNKDMGLELTDNAKRYLAKKGFDPVLGARPLRRTIQRELEDTLSERILFQELKPGQHVLVDCEGDPEQVETAKLTFTASQKAPAPAAPETPAEPVGSDAAA is encoded by the coding sequence ATGTTCGAGCGGTTCACCGACCGGGCGCGTCGGGTGGTCGTCCTGGCTCAGGAAGAAGCCAGGATGCTCAACCACAACTACATCGGCACGGAGCACATCCTGCTCGGCCTCATCCACGAGGGTGAGGGCGTCGCGGCGAAGGCGCTGGAAAGTCTCGGCATCTCGCTGGAGGGCGTGCGCCAGCAGGTAGAGGAGATCATCGGCCAGGGCCAGCAGGCGCCGAGCGGGCACATCCCGTTCACGCCGCGGGCCAAGAAGGTGCTGGAGCTGTCGCTGCGCGAGGCGCTGCAGCTCGGCCACAACTACATCGGCACCGAGCACATCCTGCTCGGTCTGATCCGCGAGGGTGAGGGTGTCGCGGCCCAGGTGCTGGTGAAGCTCGGCGCCGACCTCAACCGGGTGCGCCAGCAGGTCATCCAGCTCCTGTCGGGCTACCAGGGCGGCAAGGAGCCGGCCGCGGCCGGCGCCGCCCCCGGTGAGGCCGCTCCCTCCACCAGCCTCGTGCTGGACCAGTTCGGTCGCAACCTGACCCAGTCGGCGCGGGAGGGCAAGCTCGACCCCGTGATCGGCCGGGAGAAGGAGATCGAGCGGGTCATGCAGGTGCTGTCCCGCCGCACCAAGAACAACCCGGTGCTGATCGGCGAGCCCGGCGTCGGCAAGACGACGGTCGTCGAGGGCCTGGCCCAGAAGATCGTCAAGGGCGAGGTGCCGGAGACGCTGAAGGACAAGCAGCTCTACACGCTCGACCTCGGCGCCCTGGTGGCCGGCTCCCGCTACCGCGGTGACTTCGAGGAGCGCCTGAAGAAGGTGCTCAAGGAGATCCGCACGCGCGGCGACATCATCCTGTTCATCGACGAGATCCACACTCTGGTCGGCGCGGGCGCCGCCGAGGGCGCGATCGACGCCGCCAGCATCCTGAAGCCGATGCTGGCCCGCGGCGAGCTGCAGACCATCGGCGCCACCACGCTCGACGAGTACCGCAAGCACCTGGAGAAGGACGCGGCGCTGGAGCGGCGCTTCCAGCCGATCCAGGTCGGCGAGCCCTCGGTGGCGCACACCATCGAGATGCTCAAGGGCCTGCGTGACCGCTACGAGGCGCACCACCGGGTCACCATCACCGACGCGGCCCTGGTCGCCGCGGCGAACCTGGCCGACCGGTACATCTCCGACCGCTTCCTGCCGGACAAGGCGATCGACCTGATCGACGAGGCCGGCGCCCGGATGCGCATCCGTCGCATGACCGCGCCGCCGGACCTGCGCGACTTCGACGAGAAGATCGCCCAGGTGCGCCGCGACAAGGAGTCCGCGATCGACGCGCAGGACTTCGAGCGGGCCGCGCAGCTGCGCGACAAGGAGAAGCAGCTCCTGGGCCAGAAGGGCGAGCGGGAGAAGCAGTGGAAGGCCGGTGACCTGGACGTCGTCAGCGAGGTGGACGACGAGCAGATCGCCGAGGTCCTGGCCAACTGGACCGGCATCCCGGTGTACAAGCTGACCGAGGAGGAGACCTCCCGCCTGCTGCGCATGGAGGACGAGCTGCACAAGCGGGTCGTCGGCCAGATCGACGCGGTCAAGGCGGTCTCCAAGGCGATCCGCCGTACGCGGGCCGGTCTCAAGGACCCGAAGCGCCCGTCCGGTTCGTTCATCTTCGCCGGCCCGTCGGGTATCGGTAAGACCGAGCTGTCCAAGGCGCTCGCGGAGTTCCTGTTCGGCAGCGAGGACGCGCTGATCCAGCTGGACATGTCCGAGTTCCACGACCGGTACACGGTGTCCCGCCTGGTCGGCGCCCCGCCCGGATACGTCGGCTACGACGAGGGCGGCCAGCTCACCGAGAAGGTGCGCCGCCGGCCGTTCTCGGTGGTCCTGTTCGACGAGATCGAGAAGGCCCACCCGGACGTGTTCAACACGCTGCTGCAGATCCTGGAGGACGGTCGCCTGACCGACGGCCAGGGCCGCATCGTGGACTTCAAGAACACCGTGATCATCCTGACCACCAACCTGGGCACCCGGGACGTGGCCAAGGCGGTCTCGCTGGGCTTCCAGAAGTCCGAGGACGCGGAGTCGAACTACGAGCGGATGAAGGTCAAGGTCAACGACGAGCTGAAGCAGCACTTCCGCCCGGAGTTCCTGAACCGTATCGACGACACCATCGTCTTCCACCAGCTGACCGAGGTGGAGATCCTCTCGATCGTGGACATCATGATCAAGCGGATCGAGATCCAGCTGCGCAACAAGGACATGGGCCTGGAGCTGACCGACAACGCCAAGCGTTACCTGGCGAAGAAGGGCTTCGACCCGGTCCTGGGCGCCCGGCCGCTGCGCCGGACGATCCAGCGCGAGCTGGAGGACACGCTCAGCGAGCGGATCCTGTTCCAGGAGCTCAAGCCCGGCCAGCACGTGCTGGTCGACTGCGAGGGCGACCCGGAGCAGGTCGAGACGGCCAAGCTGACCTTCACGGCCTCGCAGAAGGCGCCGGCTCCGGCCGCGCCCGAGACGCCGGCCGAGCCGGTCGGCAGCGACGCCGCCGCGTAA
- a CDS encoding Lsr2 family protein → MARREIVVLADDLDGSEGDVRSVKFGFEGANYEIDLGPANHDKLALALAPFLAAARKESGRRGPAAAPKAKAPTAAEQRAFNQRVREWAKDQGKEVNDRGRVPAKVIEAYYAAGLR, encoded by the coding sequence ATGGCCAGGCGCGAGATTGTGGTTCTGGCGGACGACCTCGATGGTTCCGAAGGCGACGTCCGTAGTGTGAAGTTCGGGTTCGAAGGCGCCAACTACGAGATCGATCTCGGCCCGGCGAACCACGACAAGCTGGCATTGGCGCTGGCGCCGTTCCTGGCCGCCGCGCGCAAGGAGAGCGGCCGCCGTGGTCCGGCCGCCGCCCCGAAGGCGAAGGCGCCGACCGCCGCTGAGCAGCGTGCGTTCAACCAGCGGGTGCGCGAGTGGGCGAAGGACCAGGGCAAGGAGGTCAACGACCGGGGCCGGGTGCCGGCCAAGGTCATCGAGGCCTACTACGCCGCCGGGCTGCGCTGA
- a CDS encoding class I SAM-dependent methyltransferase, whose amino-acid sequence MAGIEEHRLSFGSAAQVYERARPTYPAEALAWAIGTPPARVVDLGAGTGQLSRVALAAGFDVVPVEPDPQMRAALARATPGVTPLAGAAEAIPLPDGSADAIVVGTAYHWFDPATAHPEMARVLRAGGVLAPLWNDRDTSLDWTRQLDAIVRTAAFHRARLDADLDFGPLFTPVERAEFRHTVRQTPQGLLDLVASRSWYLTAAPAEQERLLTAVRELCADHPDLAGRDSFELPYLTVAYRAVRR is encoded by the coding sequence ATGGCTGGAATCGAGGAGCACCGGCTGTCCTTCGGCAGCGCGGCACAGGTCTATGAACGGGCCCGCCCGACCTATCCGGCCGAGGCGCTCGCCTGGGCGATCGGCACCCCGCCCGCGCGGGTGGTCGATCTGGGCGCCGGGACTGGGCAGCTCAGCCGGGTGGCCCTCGCCGCCGGCTTCGACGTGGTGCCGGTGGAGCCGGACCCGCAGATGCGCGCGGCGCTGGCGCGGGCCACGCCCGGGGTGACCCCGCTGGCGGGCGCGGCCGAGGCGATCCCGCTGCCGGACGGCTCCGCCGACGCCATCGTCGTGGGCACCGCGTACCACTGGTTCGATCCGGCGACGGCGCACCCGGAGATGGCGCGGGTGCTGCGGGCCGGTGGCGTGCTGGCGCCCCTGTGGAACGACCGCGACACCAGCCTCGACTGGACGCGGCAGCTCGACGCGATCGTCCGGACCGCCGCCTTCCACCGCGCGCGGCTCGACGCCGACCTGGACTTCGGGCCGCTGTTCACGCCCGTCGAGCGCGCCGAGTTCCGGCACACCGTGCGGCAGACGCCGCAGGGCCTGCTCGACCTGGTCGCCTCGCGCTCCTGGTACCTGACCGCCGCCCCCGCCGAGCAGGAGCGGCTGCTGACCGCGGTGCGCGAGCTGTGCGCGGACCACCCCGACCTGGCCGGCCGCGACAGCTTCGAGCTGCCCTACCTAACGGTGGCGTACCGGGCGGTCAGGCGCTGA
- a CDS encoding type III pantothenate kinase translates to MLLCIDIGNTNTVLATFDGEQIVHSWRVKTDARNTADELGLMFRGLLAGDNVEITGVAACSTVPAALRSLRTMLSRYYGGLPAVVVEPGVRTGVQLAIDNPKEVGADRVVNTLAAHALYGGPAIVVDFGTSTNFDAISARGEFLGGVLAPGIEISVEALAARAAQLRKVELIKPARIIGKNTVECLQSGVVYGFAGQVDGVVNRMIEELGGVTAVIATGGLAPVVISECRTITHHEPMITLIGLRMVYERNVSA, encoded by the coding sequence GTGCTGCTCTGTATCGACATCGGTAACACCAACACGGTGCTCGCCACCTTCGACGGCGAGCAGATCGTGCACTCGTGGCGGGTCAAGACCGACGCCCGCAACACCGCCGACGAGCTGGGCCTGATGTTCCGCGGGCTGCTGGCCGGGGACAATGTGGAGATCACCGGGGTGGCCGCGTGCTCCACGGTGCCGGCCGCGCTGCGCTCGCTGCGCACCATGCTCAGCCGGTACTACGGCGGCCTGCCCGCGGTCGTCGTCGAGCCGGGCGTGCGCACGGGCGTGCAGCTGGCCATCGACAACCCGAAGGAGGTCGGCGCCGACCGCGTGGTCAACACGCTGGCCGCGCACGCCCTCTACGGCGGCCCGGCGATCGTGGTCGACTTCGGCACCTCGACCAACTTCGACGCGATCAGCGCCCGCGGCGAGTTCCTGGGCGGGGTGCTCGCCCCGGGCATCGAGATCTCGGTCGAGGCGCTCGCCGCCCGCGCCGCCCAGCTGCGCAAGGTCGAGCTGATCAAGCCCGCCCGCATCATCGGCAAGAACACCGTCGAGTGCCTGCAGTCCGGGGTGGTCTACGGCTTCGCCGGGCAGGTGGACGGCGTCGTCAACCGCATGATCGAGGAACTCGGCGGGGTCACCGCGGTCATCGCCACGGGCGGGCTCGCGCCCGTCGTCATCAGCGAGTGCCGGACCATCACCCACCACGAGCCGATGATCACCCTCATCGGGCTGCGCATGGTGTACGAGCGCAACGTCAGCGCCTGA
- the nadC gene encoding carboxylating nicotinate-nucleotide diphosphorylase: MRDTTQAQLAKAGLDPDEVQRIVANALREDLGPDRLDVTSVATIPEQQTDTADLIAREAGVVAGLAVAELVFELAGPGAEVTVHVQDGDTVARGDVLATITGPTRTLLSAERTALNLLCRMSGVATHTRRWVEQLAGTKALVLDTRKTTPGLRPLEKYAVRAAGGTNKRMGLYDVAMIKDNHKLAAGSITAAYDLVRKNFPDVPVQVEVTTLAEAQEAVAAGATFLLCDNMSPELLREVVAAVGDRAELEATGGLTLEVAAAYAATGVDYLSVGALTHSSPIVDIALDLRARK, encoded by the coding sequence ATGAGGGACACGACGCAGGCGCAGCTGGCCAAGGCGGGGCTGGACCCGGACGAGGTGCAGCGCATCGTGGCGAACGCGCTGCGCGAGGACCTCGGGCCGGACCGGCTCGACGTGACCAGCGTCGCGACCATCCCCGAGCAGCAGACCGACACCGCGGACCTGATCGCCCGGGAGGCGGGCGTGGTCGCCGGGCTGGCCGTGGCGGAGCTGGTGTTCGAGCTGGCCGGGCCGGGCGCCGAGGTGACCGTGCACGTGCAGGACGGCGACACGGTGGCGCGCGGCGACGTGCTGGCCACCATCACCGGCCCGACCCGCACCCTGCTGTCGGCCGAGCGCACCGCGCTGAACCTGCTGTGCCGCATGTCCGGAGTGGCCACCCACACGCGCCGCTGGGTCGAGCAGCTCGCGGGCACCAAGGCGCTGGTGCTGGACACCCGCAAGACTACCCCCGGCCTGCGGCCGCTGGAGAAGTACGCGGTGCGCGCCGCCGGCGGCACGAACAAGCGCATGGGCCTCTACGACGTGGCCATGATCAAGGACAACCACAAGCTCGCCGCGGGCTCCATCACGGCGGCGTACGACCTGGTGCGCAAGAACTTCCCGGACGTGCCGGTGCAGGTCGAGGTGACCACGCTGGCCGAGGCGCAGGAGGCGGTGGCCGCCGGGGCGACCTTCCTGCTGTGCGACAACATGTCGCCGGAGCTGCTGCGCGAGGTGGTCGCCGCGGTCGGCGACCGGGCCGAGCTGGAGGCGACCGGCGGGCTCACCCTGGAGGTCGCGGCCGCGTACGCGGCGACCGGGGTGGACTACCTCTCGGTGGGGGCGCTGACCCACTCGTCGCCTATCGTGGACATCGCCCTGGACCTCCGAGCGCGGAAGTAG
- a CDS encoding L-aspartate oxidase yields MTVPVELPAPPRALPARPASWFEPTDVVVIGSGIAGLTAALHLREAGLHVTVVTKVNIDDGSTRWAQGGIAAVLDPLDTPAAHAQDTLVAGVGLCDPAAVDVLVTEGPARVRELIKMGAEFDRHPDGTLMLTREGGHHANRIVHAGGDATGAEVQRALHAAVRRDPWIRLVEHALVLDLLRDAAGRACGVTLHVLGEGTEDGVGAVLARAVVLATGGLGQIFAATTNPVVSTGDGVALALRAGADVTDLEFVQFHPTSLYLPGNRTAQQPLVSEALRGEGAYLVDADGKRFMVGQHELAELAPRDVVAKGIHRQMLASGTDHVYLDARHVPDLANRFPTITAYCLAAGVDPTVDLIPVAPAAHYASGGVRTDLDGRTSIPGLYACGEVACTGVHGANRLASNSLLEGLVFARRIAADIARDLPPQSDPVLADATVPQAGFGADGTPEDGGAVGGSASPAVPGAAGAESALTGLAWTPEGVVAAPPADPDELAARRRALQRAMTRGAGVLRSAETLAETAAVLREVGTPPLPGRTAGWEFANLLTVASALVASASLRVETRGCHWREDHPEAAPDWRGHLFPALAAETMTETWEAMA; encoded by the coding sequence TTGACAGTCCCGGTTGAGCTTCCGGCGCCGCCGCGGGCGTTGCCCGCCCGGCCGGCGAGCTGGTTCGAGCCCACCGACGTGGTCGTGATCGGGTCCGGCATCGCCGGGCTCACCGCCGCGCTGCACCTGCGGGAAGCGGGCCTGCACGTCACGGTGGTGACCAAGGTCAACATCGATGACGGCTCCACCCGCTGGGCACAGGGCGGCATCGCCGCGGTCCTGGACCCGCTGGACACCCCCGCCGCCCACGCCCAGGACACCCTGGTCGCCGGGGTGGGCCTGTGCGACCCGGCCGCGGTCGACGTGCTGGTGACCGAGGGCCCGGCCCGGGTACGCGAGCTGATTAAGATGGGCGCCGAGTTCGACCGCCACCCCGACGGCACGCTGATGCTGACCCGCGAGGGCGGCCACCACGCCAACCGCATCGTGCACGCGGGCGGCGACGCCACCGGCGCCGAGGTGCAGCGGGCGCTGCACGCCGCGGTGCGCCGCGACCCGTGGATCCGGCTCGTGGAGCACGCGCTGGTGCTCGACCTGCTGCGCGACGCCGCCGGGCGGGCCTGCGGGGTCACCCTGCACGTGCTCGGCGAGGGCACCGAGGACGGCGTCGGCGCGGTGCTGGCGCGGGCGGTGGTGCTGGCCACCGGCGGTCTCGGGCAGATCTTCGCGGCCACCACCAACCCCGTGGTGTCCACCGGCGACGGGGTGGCGCTGGCGCTGCGGGCCGGGGCCGACGTCACCGACCTGGAGTTCGTGCAGTTCCACCCCACCTCGCTGTACCTGCCCGGCAACCGGACCGCGCAGCAGCCGCTGGTCAGCGAGGCGCTGCGCGGCGAGGGGGCGTATCTGGTCGACGCCGACGGCAAGCGTTTCATGGTGGGGCAGCACGAGCTGGCCGAGCTGGCGCCGCGCGACGTGGTGGCCAAGGGCATCCACCGGCAGATGCTGGCGTCGGGCACCGACCACGTGTATCTGGACGCGCGGCACGTGCCCGACCTGGCCAACCGGTTCCCGACGATCACGGCGTACTGCCTGGCGGCCGGGGTCGATCCCACGGTCGACCTGATCCCGGTGGCCCCCGCGGCGCACTACGCCTCCGGTGGCGTGCGCACGGACCTCGACGGGCGGACGAGCATCCCCGGCCTGTACGCATGCGGTGAGGTGGCCTGCACGGGTGTGCACGGCGCCAACCGTCTGGCCTCGAACTCGCTGCTGGAGGGCCTGGTCTTCGCCCGGCGGATCGCCGCCGACATCGCCCGCGACCTGCCCCCGCAGTCCGACCCGGTGCTCGCCGACGCGACCGTCCCGCAGGCCGGATTCGGCGCTGACGGCACGCCGGAGGATGGTGGTGCGGTCGGTGGGTCCGCCTCTCCGGCCGTTCCCGGGGCGGCGGGCGCCGAGTCGGCGCTCACCGGTCTGGCGTGGACGCCGGAGGGCGTCGTGGCGGCGCCTCCGGCGGACCCTGACGAGCTGGCCGCGCGCCGGCGTGCGCTGCAGCGGGCGATGACCCGTGGCGCGGGCGTGCTGCGCAGCGCGGAGACGCTGGCCGAGACGGCCGCCGTGCTGCGTGAGGTGGGCACGCCGCCGCTGCCCGGCCGCACCGCGGGCTGGGAGTTCGCGAACCTGCTGACCGTGGCGAGCGCGCTGGTGGCCTCGGCCTCGCTGCGCGTCGAGACGCGCGGCTGTCACTGGCGAGAGGATCATCCAGAGGCGGCCCCGGACTGGCGGGGCCACCTGTTCCCGGCCCTGGCCGCGGAGACCATGACCGAGACCTGGGAGGCGATGGCATGA
- a CDS encoding septum formation family protein, with amino-acid sequence MAWRRWIAAGAAACALATALTGCGPAAAGVDGRLADDWAALPEAKVFTPGAEVCHENTYERTGRATAYRPVDCELAHYGETVYVGQLTGPAAELATPPEPDDVSVAPAFAECDERATAFTGRQWRDGRLTLELTLPSSAAWQGGARWYRCELNELTTVTDDADWVQRKGSLRGSLPTGLLLGCFAETGKNGSVDSMPEIDCAKAHNAEYVGTFMAAATRKYPSTDADWNYFHDNCRKVMADFIGVAKSATSKYGVISWPYSRATWAAGDRGVRCYLWLETKKMTGSAKGSKGKGIPS; translated from the coding sequence ATGGCGTGGAGGCGGTGGATCGCCGCCGGTGCGGCTGCCTGCGCACTGGCGACAGCGCTGACCGGTTGCGGCCCGGCCGCGGCCGGGGTGGACGGCCGGCTCGCCGACGACTGGGCGGCCCTGCCCGAGGCGAAGGTGTTCACCCCCGGCGCCGAGGTGTGCCACGAGAACACGTACGAGCGGACCGGCCGCGCCACGGCCTACCGCCCCGTCGACTGCGAGCTGGCGCACTACGGCGAGACGGTGTACGTCGGCCAGCTGACCGGCCCGGCTGCCGAGCTGGCCACCCCGCCGGAGCCGGACGACGTCTCGGTCGCGCCCGCGTTCGCCGAGTGCGACGAGCGGGCCACCGCGTTCACCGGCCGCCAGTGGCGGGACGGGCGGCTGACCCTGGAGCTGACCCTGCCCTCGTCCGCGGCCTGGCAGGGCGGCGCCCGGTGGTATCGCTGCGAGCTGAACGAGCTGACCACCGTCACCGACGACGCCGACTGGGTCCAGCGCAAGGGCAGCCTGCGCGGCAGCCTGCCGACCGGGCTGCTGCTCGGCTGCTTCGCCGAGACCGGCAAGAACGGCTCGGTGGACAGCATGCCCGAGATCGACTGCGCCAAGGCGCACAACGCGGAGTACGTCGGCACCTTCATGGCCGCCGCGACCCGCAAGTACCCGAGCACCGACGCGGACTGGAACTACTTCCACGACAACTGCCGCAAGGTGATGGCCGACTTCATCGGCGTGGCCAAGAGCGCGACCTCGAAGTACGGCGTGATCTCCTGGCCGTACAGCCGCGCGACCTGGGCCGCGGGCGACCGCGGGGTGCGCTGCTACCTGTGGCTGGAGACGAAGAAGATGACCGGCTCGGCCAAGGGCAGCAAGGGCAAGGGCATCCCGAGCTGA
- a CDS encoding septum formation family protein → MRVRLTAGAMTVTLLTSLAMTGCAAKLPAAVDRDLTDDWVKVAQVEGYVPDAGVCLDVIPKGTGRYTDLTVECSKLHYTETVHVGRFAETATRGAKDFAAAFTECDAKSKEYIGRPWSDGTLVLKVTTPTDAAWKGGARWFRCDLTEVDSVSGGSNWVRRSASLKDGIPAASLLTCGKYNRKANNTMPRVACTTAHNAEFAGSFRAAANVAFPKSERQWDVIHKQCRAVVGRFLGVSTTTAQRWGVVSYHLGEDGWADGNRLVRCYVWFGGSTMKKSAKGSKGKGLPNFVSVP, encoded by the coding sequence ATGCGGGTACGTCTTACGGCCGGGGCGATGACGGTGACGCTGCTGACGAGCCTGGCCATGACCGGCTGCGCGGCGAAGCTGCCGGCCGCGGTCGATCGCGACCTGACCGACGACTGGGTGAAGGTCGCGCAGGTCGAGGGCTACGTTCCCGACGCCGGGGTATGCCTGGACGTGATCCCCAAGGGCACCGGCCGCTACACCGACCTGACCGTCGAGTGCTCGAAGCTGCACTACACCGAGACGGTCCACGTGGGCCGGTTCGCCGAGACCGCGACCCGGGGCGCGAAGGACTTCGCCGCGGCGTTCACCGAGTGCGACGCGAAGTCGAAGGAGTACATCGGGCGGCCCTGGTCGGACGGCACCCTGGTGCTGAAGGTGACCACGCCGACGGACGCGGCCTGGAAGGGCGGCGCCCGCTGGTTCCGGTGCGACCTGACCGAGGTCGACTCGGTCAGCGGCGGGTCCAACTGGGTCCGGCGCAGCGCCAGCCTGAAGGACGGCATCCCGGCGGCGTCCCTGCTGACCTGCGGGAAGTACAACCGTAAGGCGAACAACACGATGCCGCGGGTGGCCTGCACGACCGCTCACAACGCCGAGTTCGCGGGCTCGTTCCGGGCGGCCGCGAACGTGGCCTTCCCCAAGTCCGAGCGGCAGTGGGACGTCATCCACAAGCAGTGCCGCGCCGTCGTCGGCAGGTTCCTCGGCGTCTCCACCACCACCGCCCAGCGCTGGGGCGTGGTCTCGTACCACCTGGGCGAGGACGGCTGGGCCGACGGCAATCGCCTGGTCCGCTGCTACGTCTGGTTCGGCGGCAGCACCATGAAGAAGTCGGCCAAGGGCAGCAAGGGCAAGGGCCTGCCGAACTTCGTCAGCGTGCCGTGA
- a CDS encoding septum formation family protein: protein MRGRLTAGTMLVALLTNLALAGCGAELPAAVDGELTDDWAKVAQVKGYEPVVGACYGATPKDTGGRADSVVDCKPTHYAETVHVGRFTFDHKPGPKERAAAFRDCDKQANAYIGRPWGDGKFFLTLTVPTDPAWDGGARWYRCDVTESTTVFGESRWTTRIGTLKDGISADALLRCGKAVQKSGRIQDILNVPCTMAHNTEYVGTFRAGDLVAYPKSERQWDVLHRECRKLVGTYLGSQSAAGRFGLISSPNGLRSWSEGDRSVRCLIWFGGKTTKKSAKGSKGRGLPGY from the coding sequence ATGCGGGGACGCCTGACGGCCGGCACGATGCTGGTCGCGCTGCTGACGAATCTGGCGCTGGCGGGCTGCGGCGCGGAGCTGCCGGCCGCGGTGGACGGTGAACTGACCGACGACTGGGCGAAGGTGGCCCAGGTCAAAGGCTATGAACCGGTGGTCGGCGCGTGCTACGGCGCGACGCCGAAGGACACCGGCGGGCGCGCGGACAGCGTGGTGGACTGCAAGCCCACGCACTACGCCGAGACGGTCCACGTCGGCAGGTTCACCTTCGACCACAAGCCGGGCCCGAAGGAGCGCGCCGCCGCGTTCCGCGACTGCGACAAGCAGGCGAACGCATACATCGGGCGGCCGTGGGGCGACGGGAAGTTCTTCCTGACGCTCACGGTGCCGACCGACCCCGCCTGGGACGGCGGCGCCCGGTGGTACCGCTGCGACGTCACCGAGTCGACCACCGTGTTCGGCGAAAGCCGGTGGACGACGCGGATCGGCACCCTGAAGGACGGCATATCCGCCGACGCGCTGCTGCGCTGCGGCAAGGCGGTGCAGAAGAGCGGCCGCATCCAGGACATCCTGAACGTGCCGTGCACCATGGCGCACAACACCGAGTACGTCGGCACGTTCCGGGCCGGCGACCTGGTCGCCTACCCGAAGTCGGAGCGGCAGTGGGACGTCCTGCACCGGGAGTGCCGCAAGCTCGTCGGCACCTACCTGGGCAGCCAGAGCGCCGCCGGGCGGTTCGGGCTGATCTCGTCGCCGAACGGCTTGCGGAGCTGGAGCGAAGGCGACCGCTCAGTGCGCTGTCTCATCTGGTTCGGCGGCAAGACCACCAAGAAGTCGGCCAAGGGGAGCAAGGGCCGCGGCCTGCCCGGTTATTAG
- the panD gene encoding aspartate 1-decarboxylase — MFLRTMFKSKIHRATVTQADLHYVGSVTIDEDLMDAADLLPGEQVAIVDVTNGARLETYVIPGERGTGVIGINGAAAHLVQPGDLVILISYAQVDEATARAYSPRVVHVDAQNRIISLGADPAEAVAGMVGDVVRGDLTLSR, encoded by the coding sequence ATGTTCCTGCGCACCATGTTCAAGTCGAAGATCCACCGGGCCACGGTGACCCAGGCGGACCTGCACTATGTGGGCTCCGTCACCATCGACGAGGACCTGATGGACGCCGCCGACCTGCTGCCCGGCGAGCAGGTGGCCATCGTGGACGTGACCAACGGCGCGCGCCTGGAGACGTACGTCATCCCGGGCGAGCGGGGCACCGGCGTGATCGGCATCAACGGCGCCGCAGCGCACCTGGTGCAGCCCGGCGACCTGGTCATCCTCATCTCTTACGCGCAGGTGGACGAGGCGACCGCGCGCGCGTACAGCCCGCGCGTCGTGCACGTCGACGCGCAGAACCGGATCATCTCGCTGGGCGCGGACCCGGCCGAGGCGGTGGCCGGCATGGTGGGCGACGTCGTACGCGGTGACCTGACGCTCAGCCGCTGA